ACCCCGAATCGTACGAGCGAAGAAGTTAACGTTACTACAGACAACCAACATTGTTCCGGATTCGATAACCGTTCAATGATCGAAAAATATGAAGGAGAGTTTGAATGGAGCGACACGTTACAATCGAACATACTGGCTGGATACTTCTATGGATATATAGCAACTAATTATTTGGGTGGTTTATTGGCCGATAAATATGGTGCGAAAAGAGTTGTCGGAGGTTCAATACTCTCAGCATCCATTCTGACCATTCTTCATCCAAGTTTGTCGCGAATTAGTGGTTACTTGACCCTCGTTCTAAGGATATTAACAGGTATGGCATCAGGACCAATATACCCGGCGTTTCAATCCTTATATGGACGTTGGGCGCCTCCACAAGAAATTGGTTCGTTGGTTGGGCTTACTTTTGCTGGTCTGTATTTAGGTAATATTGTAGGACTTTCAATATCAGGTTATCTTTGTCTTTATGGATTTGACAATGGATGgggttctatattttatatatttggtgGATTATCGTTGGTGTTTATGGTGTGTGGTTTTTATTGTCTACGATACTCCAGATGCCCATCCAACCATTAGCGAAAAAGAACGTTCTTATTTAAACAAAACTATAATAGTAAAAAAGTGGTGAAAAATGTACCATGGAGACGACTAATTTCTTTCTGCTGTATGGGCCATTAGCATTGGCTGGTTTGCTAAAAGTTGGACTGGTTTGTCTTTCCAGGTGTTGCTACCCCTTTATATGAAAGAAGCCTTAAACGTTAATACGACCTCTAATGGTTTAATGTCATCTGCTCCTTCGGTTGGACAAATCATTGCACTACCACTGTGCGGCAAGTTAGCTGATTTTGTACGTTTAAAGAAATACATATCAACTCGTTGTGTTCGCATTTTATTCCAAACCTTTGCGCTGATTGCTTCAGCATGTCTGTTGATAGTCATAGGATTCCTCAGATGTGACCAACCATTCTAATAACTATCTTATTGTTCTCATTGGTATAACTCTATCATTTTCCAGTGGTGGTGTTCTTGTCAACAACAATGATATTGCTCCAAGTTATGCTGGTATTATATTTGGAATTGCAAATACAATCGCAGCAACCTCGGGAAGTATTTCTCCCTTATCTGCAAAAGCTCTCACCCCAAACGGTACACAAGAAGAATGGCAGATCGTGTTTGCCTTAAATGCTACTGTATGTGTAGTTTGCACAATATTATATGCAATATTAGCCACAGGAGAAATTCAAGATTGGGCGATTTCGGAAGACTCTGGATCACCTGTTCACCTTGACGACATGAACACAAATAAATCAGCTTAACTAGTTTACTGAAATTTTAGTTAGACCAAACTTAGTATTATCAATTAGAATGCATAGTTCTCTTTATTTCAGTGATTCCGTAATGTATATATTGCAAACActttcgcatatatatgtatgtatatgtgtgcgtgtatatatatatatatatatatgaaaaaacaagtcaaaatagaaaatgctaaaataattttatagtgaacatttcagtaccggtttcggtcattttgagaccttttcaactgtaacgattaaataattaaatttagaaaaattagaagaaaagtttttttaaaggaatatttgtatagtgttcaaatataagtggcattctacctttctctgtctcccttgtttgcacttgtgtgttcgaggtcgttgtgaattcttggttaGGGTAGAGGCAGAAGAAGgcatagaaatattctcctgaattgaactgcgactgctagccgccactgaccattcaaaatacgaccatcagggcactcccataTTTTCCCACCCCCTCTCCCCATCAGGGTGTTTGAAccaagttttgaagaaaaaaagactcgctttagtgaattgaaaaggtgtgatgtttcatcaggacaatgcaccaccccacactgcaaagatcacatcacagaagatcgaagagcttgtttgggaaaaaattcctcatccaccttattctcctaaccttgctccttcagactaccaattgtttcgtagtttacagaatcatttggaggacataactttcacaagccaggaggaggtcgaaactgacatttcagagttcttcgctttgaaaccaaaaaaaTTTTACATTGTTGGGATTAAAAAGATtgtaaataaatggaaggaaatggTAGATTATCAGGGAAAGTagattgatgattaaatttcaattaaatataacatttgatcacctgttttctttattcaaaattcaaacAGAACTtgtgggatgacctgatagtaaCATATGTTCATCTGAATAAAACAGCGATAATCGCTTCGCACGTTCGATATCACAGCTTTCTACCTCTGCTTGTTGTCTCTATCGTGTCTCACACCAGCGGAGTCCAAATGAAACGCATTTCCAACTAAATACATGGCCGCGAGCTACTTTCATCGTTTCCTTGTTTCTGTCAatgaactgtggccatgttggggcaccgctttCAAGGGTTTAGACGAATTTAATTCTCAAGACTGGTACGTATTCTCCGTATCTCTTTCGCCGAACTACCGTTTTAGCGTGGCGGGCCCcctccctttcggaggtgtcttcagctctggtgttgggtgtacgtcttctttcttctgttctctggccttttcgatgtagcgtcaacgagtgtcagcgggcgactgactgttttgtcaaatttttccctttaaatacctgctgctatgCTCCAGCAGGCATCTCTGCAAGTTGTcccgtgacactgtctcaactttcaCTGACCAATGGAGGGTGCGTAGTCTTAGcccgcgcattctctaaacgaccgtcacctgtcagtcagcgaagctaattcagtgtcagcttgtctcacctcgTGATGTTATTTtccgccggcatgttatgactttcaagccatttttggtcttcccgcttcagccatatatagaagctggctctTTCGACCGCCTCTTGTATTCTCCTGATTAGTTTTCTCAGCTccgagctagaaaaaacaaatcttcttttgaatagcgttgtcatttttctttcaatgaagtCCCTAGCCCCCACTGTCAGGTGGTAATactcgacattccatccctgttctctgcactcTTCGATTAGGTTTTCAAAATTGAGTCTGTAAGAGTTGTTCCCCTTGAAAACTTAAATCATTCAGTGACATCTTTTTGAGTTGCGCCGacggtggttttttttttcttgtaacagTCACGATGGCAGATGACGAGAGGCAGAGGTAAATCGGATAAACTTTCATCCGATGCTACCGAGAATCTGCGAGTTCTGAATGTAAGTGCTTCAAGCTTGTAATATATACATTGGATTGaagcataattattgcggctattttttcaacacattttattcaactaaaacaatcgatatttaacaaaaacatctttaaatgacggtctggacgtctgccaagcaaatgggaagcactaattgaagtagatggtgaatatcctccggaataatcatttaaagatgtttttgctacgtgttattgtttttgttggatacaatttgttgaaaaaaggccGCAATAATTATAAACCAACCCAATATTAAATCTAGTTCTCTATTTCAACGATACTGAAGtctacttttttttcttatacgTTTGATTTATTgaagcgtgtgtgtttatatatatatatatatatatatatacagacacacagacacacacatgtttattaaAGCAGAAATATTACCAAAAAAAACTGTTATTCAAACTTTCCGTTTCCGTTAGTCGGATAGCTGCGATGATATTCCACGAttattttcccaccttgttttgcCCTTATGTGCtcatatgtgtgactgtgtgtgcgtgtatatcttttatattttgctggtttcagtctttagactgcagccctgctggggcaccgccatgaggATTCCTTCCTTGAGTGAATCGAGTTCAGCGTTTACTTTATTTTAAAccagttacttattctatcgaaaccTTTTTGGCGAACTGCTAGGTAAGGaagacataaacactccaacaccagTTGTCCAACGGTattggaggtcgactttgcctttcatcctttcggggtcgataaattaagtaccagttacgcactggggtcgatgtaatcgacttaatacctatgtctgtccttgtttgtcccctctgtgtttagccccttgtgggtaataaagaaataggtattgggggacaaatgcacacgcgcacacacacacacatgtagcccGTCACAAGGTTAATCGTGTACAGATACGTAGAATGAAGCcgcgtgaagtgaagtgttttgctctagaaCACGACACGGTACAAAGTACGCTATGAATGATTCGCAGGtgtctgttatctatctatctatctatctatctatctatctatctctatatatatatatctatctatctatctctatatatatatatatatatatatatatatatatatatatattatatatatatatataatacatataataatatatatatattatatatatatatataatatatatatatatatatatatatattatatataaattataaaaaattcaccttttatcaattcaataaggaaaaattaaattatacaatatttataaaaattacatattaaatataagattaaatataagataaaacatataacaatgattaagtaatgtgcaaaataataaataccaaatatatacgttttatttattcttttgcacattacttatatttaatcttcccaaccacacggttccaggttcagtcccactgcttcgcacgttggccaggtgtcttctatctatctatctatctatctatctatatctatctatctatctatatatctatctatctatctatctgtctatctatctatctgtctgtcggtttgtctatctatatatataaattagaaaaattctaccttttatcaattcagtaatgaaaaattaaattatatcatttagaaaaattacatattatagaaagattaaatatagtataaagtatataacaataattaagtaatgtgcaaaataatacgtaccgaatatatatgttttatttattattttgcacattaattaatcattgttatatattttatcttatatttaatatttctctaatatgtaatttttctaaaaggcataatttaattttcattattgaattgataaaaggtgaggtttttttctaatttatatatataattatataatatatatatatattatatatatatataatatatattttattttgtgaaatttgatttagtatttctaaactgaatttttccctgtaagtttggaataatattctctatataataataataataataattattattattattatatacatacatatatacatacataaatacatacatacatacatacatacatacatacatacatacatacatacatacatacatacatacatacatacatacatatatattatgtatatatgtatatatataatatatatatatatatatatttataaatccatTAAATCTAATATTATATGTTACTATTTATCGCTTGACCTACTTTGAGTTCTAGTTCAAGGATTCTAAACTTTTATGCtgtaaaacgatatatatataaaaaagtgagTTCATATTGATTCCTTATATTGACACAGGTCCACACAAGTCAGTGAATGCACAATCGACAGATTCTTGCCTCAACAGACGACATAAAGGGACGTTAAGTAATtctgaagaatatttttttctcaatttcgCCCATTCTGTCCACCCATATTTATCACTGGACGCAAATTTTCTGAAGATGGATCTTCACTTTTCGCCACTTGTTTGAAACAAAGAGTAAATTACACAGGAAATGAATGAACagtctgctttttttttaaagtataaagtGTAAAGCTTGGATAAACGGTGGACTGGAAAAGAATTGGGAATTTTGTCTCCTCGATTTTCCGTATCATTACAGTGTAAAAAAGTCTTAGAATCTATGTTCTCTGTATATTACTGGCATAAATTTGCACCTTCACAGTAATTTAGATTTTTTCTTACTTGTATATTTGTCTTGCTCTGAGGAATTTAGTGTCAacgaaaagcagaaaagaaatacagctaaaataaatcaatatatgtcTTTACATTGAGTGGTAAATGGCATGCATGCTTATCGATAATGAATAAAGCTAAATGACTGCGAAATATAATTGTACTAATGAGATTCTCATCATAGTTTTGGAAGATTATATCTCattctataaaaagaaaatacgttTTAGAGaccacaaaaacatattttatataatgaaattattttaaacaaagtGACCAAATCAATGAAAGAATTTGTTAAGTGTCGAACAATACCTTTCAGTGTTTATTTCAGCAGACAGATTCGAAACCTCAACCAAACCTCGTCAGGATCCGTGGAAAAGATACAACAATGTCTCGATTTACTAATTGCGTTCAGCGCCATTGCTCGTGTCGATGGAAATTATGTTATATTTGTGCAATGGCTTCTGTTTTGGTGCAAACATTAAGAATTGATATAAGTATggcgtttgtttgtatgttgaaAACCCCGAATCGTACAAGCGAAGAAGTTAACGTTACTACAGACAACCAACATTGTTCCGGATTCGATAACCGTTCAATGATCGAAAAATATGAAGGAGAGTTTGAATGGAGCGACACGTTACAAGCAAACATACTGGCTGGTTTCTTCTATGGATATATAGCAACTAATTCTTTGGGTGGTTTATTGGCCGATAAATACGGTGCGAAAAGAGTTGTCGGAGGTTCAATATTCTCAGCATCCATTCTGACCATTCTTCACCCAAGTCTGTCTCGAATTAGTGGTTACTTGACCCTCGTTCTAAGGATATTAACAGGTATGGCATCAGGACCAATATACCCAGGAATTCATTCTTTATATGGACGTTGGGCGCCTCCGCAAGAAATTGGTTCGTTGGTTGGGCTTACTTTTGCTGGTCTAAATTTAGGCAATATTGTAGGACTTTCAATATCCGGTTATCTTTGCGTTTATGGCTTTGATAATGGGTGGGGTTCTATATTCTATGTATTCGGTGGATTATCGTTGGTGTTTAGTTGTGTGTGGTTTTATATTGTCTACGATACTCCAGATGCCCATCCAACCATTAGCGACAAAGAACGTTCTTTTTTAAACAGAACAATAATAAGTGAAAAGGTGGTGAAAAAAGTACCTTGGAAAA
The nucleotide sequence above comes from Octopus sinensis linkage group LG24, ASM634580v1, whole genome shotgun sequence. Encoded proteins:
- the LOC118767829 gene encoding uncharacterized transporter slc-17.2-like → MSRFTNRIQRCYSCRWRLCYICAIASLVVQTLRVDISMAFVCMLKTPNRTSEEVNVTTDNQHCSGFDNRSMIEKYEGEFEWSDTLQSNILAGYFYGYIATNYLGGLLADKYGAKRVVGGSILSASILTILHPSLSRISGYLTLVLRILTGMASGPIYPAFQSLYGRWAPPQEIGSLVGLTFAGLYLGNIVGLSISGYLCLYGFDNGWGSIFYIFGGLSGGVLVNNNDIAPSYAGIIFGIANTIAATSGSISPLSAKALTPNGTQEEWQIVFALNATVCVVCTILYAILATGEIQDWAISEDSGSPVHLDDMNTNKSA